A window from Vidua macroura isolate BioBank_ID:100142 chromosome 20, ASM2450914v1, whole genome shotgun sequence encodes these proteins:
- the LOC128817298 gene encoding DNA-directed RNA polymerase II subunit RPB11-a: MNAPPAFESFLLFEGEKKITINKDTKVPNACLFTINKEDHTLGNIIKSQLLKDPQVLFAGYKVPHPLEHKIIIRVQTTPDYSPQEAFTNAITDLISELSLLEERFRVAIKDKQEGIE, encoded by the exons ATGAACGCGCCTCCGGCCTTCGAGTCCTTCCTGCTCTTCGAGGGCGAGAAAAA GATCACCATCAACAAGGACACCAAGGTGCCCAACGCCTGCCTGTTCACCATCAACAAGGAGGACCACACGCTCGGGAACATCATCAAGTC gcagctgctcaaAGACCCGCAGGTGCTGTTCGCAGGGTACAAGGTCCCGCACCCTCTGGAACATAAAATCATCATCCGTGTCCAAACCACCCCGGATTACAGCCCGCAGGAAGCTTTCACCAACGCCATCACAGACCTGATCAGTGAACTCTCCCTCCTGGAAGAGAGGTTCAGG GTTGCTATTAAGGACAAACAAGAAGGAATTGAGTAA